CGTACATGACATCTTGCAACAAGGAACCCAATGAAGAGGGGCGGTCCCGAAAGTGGAGTCcttgcttctgcaggaataCAAGGAGCATTTGCAGGTACTCTATGGTGAATCCCTCCATGTTACTTTGTGCAAATGCCTCCCGGCGTTGGAAAAAGAGCGGATTAACAAACAGCCTCTCGGCCAACTTCTTAACGTGCTGCTTCCATGCGTCCTCGTGCTTCAACGATCTGTGCGTGTTATAATCATATAACTGAAGTAGTCGCAACTGTGATATGGGGTCCATCTGCACATTCCCCTTAATCACCGTCATGCCGCTCGTCATAAGCCGCTTAATGCGTTGCATGGTAATCCCTAGGAAAATCAAGTGGCCGAGGTGATCGAGACCACGACGACCCGCACGACCCATCATTTGACGGAACTGCGTCGGATTTAACAGGATGTGATCACCGGCGAGTACAACAGAACGACACGGGCTGTGAATGCCCAGCGCCAATGTTTCCGTGGAGAAAATAACACCGCAGTGGCGGCCTCGGAACAGCCTTTCCACGTGACCACGAAGTTTACCCTTCACACCGGCATGATGCATCCCAATACCCCGCTTTAAAGCGCGAAGAAGGAGGTCCTCCCCCTCACCTTCGCAGTCCTTTATTAGTTCCTTTACGACATCGGGTTCCACGCTGCACCCCGCCCCAATGAAAGTGAACTCGGGAAGAATATCTGGGACTTCGCAGACCTCCCCCTCATCTTCTTCACCTTCGTCCACATCACGCTCGGCCCTCTCCACCTCACCATCCTCATTAGTCCTGAGGCGCTTTTGCTTCAGCGTGGACTCGCGTTGTTTGTGCCTCGCCTCCCGCTCCGCGGCCGCGCGCTCCACCTTGGCTTTGTAGAGGGCGAATTCCTCAGTTTGCCGGTAGCGCTCCTCTGCCTCTTCCAGCTGCTCCACAACGTACTTCACCAAGTCTTCACAGTCTTCGGACTCGAAGCTGAACACAATAGCTGGGCCCATGTCCCTAGCGGAAATCTCGCGCAACACATTCAAACTTTGCTCTCGAATAAATTGCCTTGATCCCGGAAAAGCCGCCTCCGGCACCGCCTCATCTGACTCTTGCTCACTTCTACCCTCAGTGTTGGTCctgctttgttgttgtgcgcGCTTCCTCTCCATAGCTGCAACAGCATAGCTACCGAGCGCCGCCTCCTTCTCGTTCAACTTTTGCGCAAAGGCTGCAAGGATGGTCTCCGTTGCATGTTTCATCGTGGAGTTGAACTCTTTCACCTGTTCATCGGAGGAAATATCCGGCTTCTTCACGCTACTGTTGCTTAGCAGAACCCACTGAGCGAAGGCGTCCTTTACTTCCCGTTCATACAGACGTGCACGCTGCTGGGTAATATACAAGTCCGCTTCAAAGTATCTCCCTGGCTCAAGGAGCTTGAGCTTCGACTGCAGCATCTGAACCCGCGGTATCGAAGACAACTTCGGCCAAATGATGTTATCGAAGGCGGTTCGCATTTCCCCAAATAATGATACCACCTCACTGGGGACAAGGGTAATGTCAGGAGGGAATCCCCGCTGGAGTTGGTCCGTTGTGAGGATGGACAAGGGATGTAAGTCGTGGATGTAGCGGTTCTCATATGTGGTAGTGAGTTTCTTCAAAGACGTACGCGTATCGGGAGGGGGAAGATAAATGTACTTCTTTATGTCATTCCATCGCTGAATGGTTTGGCCCTCCGATGGAAGCACGTGTACCCTATAGTCACGTGCCTTAGCGGGTGTGTCAACTGCCTGCTCCTTCAGCCGAGATTGCACGCGATTAAGCCACCCACACAGTTGCTGAGTTTCTCCCAGCGTGGCTGAAAGCGCAACGAAAGGGCAGGGCAGAAGGGCAAGAATGCGTTCCCACACGTCACCATTGCCATTGCTCTCCATGGAGTGAATCTCATCGAGAATTACGTAATCGATAAGGTCAACCCATTCAGCGTACTTGGGTGAAAGCAACATGGTTTCAAATGTCTCGGGCACAGTCAGAAGTACTTGGCAGGAATCGTGGAACTGATGGTAGTCGGCCCCACCAAGAACaccataaatatatttaccaCTATTTTTGTACTCTTTGGACCCATAGCGAGCGCAGACATCGGCCACCGCTTGATTAATCAACGCACGGGCGGGAGCAAGGTACACAACAATCCGCCTGTTGGAGCGGCGAAGAGTGTTATACATGCAGTAATACGAAACAAACGTTTTCCCAGCTGAAGTTGGGGCACACACTACAGCACTCCCGCGATTGTCCACGATGTCAAGGAGCTCTCGCTGCCAACTGTCTGGGTTGAAGGCAACGCGGTAATCGGGTCTTCGAATGACCGGCCGCTCAAGCAGGTGTCCCATGTGAATGAGTTGCATCATTTCTGGTGTGTCGGTCAGTTGCCGCATCCGCGGGAGCATCGTTGGCCCTAACAAACTCGGTGCCTTATTTTGCCACTGAGTGATGGCACGGTCCAGCTTGCTGTAGTAATCTTCCCCAAAGTCCAGGTGCCTCAGAGCGGAGCGTACCGTGTCAAGGTCCTCTTGCGATATTTGCAGACCCTCGTTTTGGACCACCGACAAGACGTGATGGTGGCAATAAAGAAACAGCGGAATGGCTACCGATAGATCCGGTGTTTCCTTGGCCAAACGGGCACGCTCCCGCTCACTACGCCAGTTTTCGAGACGAAGTTTAACTACGAAGCATTTGATTTTCATCTGGATGTGCAGTTCCACGTAGGACAGATACACCCACCGCAGGTACGACGCAGCTTCCGCGCTTGTTATATCCGACTTGAACTTCCGCAGCCCCTCCAGTTCTCCCCATTCTGTGCTCTTATCACTTATGGTGGCGACGAGGTTATCAATGACTGTAAAACCGTATGGCACAGCAGTCTCCGTCTTCAAGCCCTTTTTCTTGACAGCGCGGTTCTTTGCCGAGGGATCTTCAAGCGTGAGCGCAAACTCCGCCTCACGGAGCCCACTGGAAGCCACAAGCAGGCGCCACATGGAAATCTTTAACGAAATATCGCTACCTTCACTCTTTCCAATCGTGCGATCGGGCTCGAAACCTTTGGTGAACTTTGCCTCCGCGAGTCGCTTGACTGCAGCCAAAAGTTTCTTCACAGCGTCATCACGATCTTTGTTGGTCGTACGTCCGTGCGTTGGGTCGATGCTGCGGAGGTGATCGTCCATTTGCTTCAACCAACTCTGAATGCTACTTGCGGCGTCTTTCAAATTCTTCTGCTCACGAATTTCATCATCCTTGCTACGCCCCTTCTTATTACGCTGTCCCTCGTGCTCAttattcccctttttcttcttcgcgGCCGCACCCTTACCACACCCTCCTGCACCTCCTGATCCAGCGGCGTCAGTGCTTTCTTGCTCATTATCCGAGCAAACCAAAGTTAGTGGTTGGGCGGCGAAACCACTTATTCCCATGGACTGCGCCTGCTGGAAGGCGTTACGGACGAACTTCGTCTGAAACTCCTGCGCATGTCTTGCTTCCTTCTCAGTCATGTGAATCTTTGCCTCACGCTCCCCATCAGCATCAGTAACGTCGTTGAACTTGTCGAAAGGAGTGGTTATATCCCACCCAATAAGCTCATTGGCGGCGCCGTAGCCATCGGGTATCGGCCGCTTTGCCTTGTGTCCCTCCACCTTGAAGGTTTTGGCCAGGTGCTCTACTAACTCGTGTTTAAGGTACGGATATTCCTGAAGCTGCACAGGTTGAGGCTGAGCTAGCTCAGGGAGGCTCCTAAACGGTGTCGAGGTAATGTCAAGTGTGTCGTCGTCCATAAGATACTGCCAAGTCATGGAGATGTCCCCTACACCGTCTTCATCCAACAAATGGCTTGGCGCTTCTTCGCGTAGCAATCGCGCAACGGCGTAGAGGAGATGTCCGTCGATAATGTCGAATACCTGACCGCCTCCGTTGTCGCAGCCAGCGTGTCGAAGTGCGCTAAGGAGAAATGGTGAGATATCCGCAATAAAGTTTTGGAGCACGGCGCTGGGTAATGCCGCCTGGGCCCTGGCCTCGCAGCTCAGTATTCCCACAATGTAAGCCGTTATAACAAGGGCCTGACAAAGCTGCTGCTCTTGTTCGCTTCGTTCCTTCATGGTTAGATAGGTGCGTACTGCCGAACAGACAATCTTCTCACGGAATGTCAGGTCCTCGTTCAGCACGTTCAATGATTTTTGGGACAATGTGGGCAACGTCACTTCACGTTCGAGTGATTGAGCCAACGCGCGCACCTCCGGCTCGATTCCCAGCGAGCGCTCAAGGGTTGAGCCGTCCACGCCCATGGTGAAGACGATCATAGAGTTCTC
Above is a window of Trypanosoma brucei brucei TREU927 chromosome 3, complete sequence DNA encoding:
- a CDS encoding ATP-dependent DEAD/H RNA helicase, putative (similar to GB:AAM69035.1: helicase 2 {Leishmania major}) — encoded protein: MATQQRDLNLLFGNCLKDDDFLKIPMDTVGALQAIFEAKNIPIQEEADASYEGKIAQVARRRSALSRVCDAVLSAFRNGGKPPAGGIVGTLKHEEEERNAWKFLVAAVQKDGKMRAVIEEELLRTAVEHHYATARPELCDMFAHLAATEMFFIDGDSLFMSALSPPNVDWDLIQPLHVMYNAQKLLFDMECRGARFHIVFFDSMLWMWERAPAKMLMRENLRLALTAASECPGGSRFTVRTFPSFHSEAFETYLKEWEPEFIFMSDGEQLGSLNPLQEFFVNPEVETTNASSGVNSSGAVAVPARRPYRSIVEDEEIGNDAAMYIRCLLLWAASRRLKVAYSSRVIYRENSMIVFTMGVDGSTLERSLGIEPEVRALAQSLEREVTLPTLSQKSLNVLNEDLTFREKIVCSAVRTYLTMKERSEQEQQLCQALVITAYIVGILSCEARAQAALPSAVLQNFIADISPFLLSALRHAGCDNGGGQVFDIIDGHLLYAVARLLREEAPSHLLDEDGVGDISMTWQYLMDDDTLDITSTPFRSLPELAQPQPVQLQEYPYLKHELVEHLAKTFKVEGHKAKRPIPDGYGAANELIGWDITTPFDKFNDVTDADGEREAKIHMTEKEARHAQEFQTKFVRNAFQQAQSMGISGFAAQPLTLVCSDNEQESTDAAGSGGAGGCGKGAAAKKKKGNNEHEGQRNKKGRSKDDEIREQKNLKDAASSIQSWLKQMDDHLRSIDPTHGRTTNKDRDDAVKKLLAAVKRLAEAKFTKGFEPDRTIGKSEGSDISLKISMWRLLVASSGLREAEFALTLEDPSAKNRAVKKKGLKTETAVPYGFTVIDNLVATISDKSTEWGELEGLRKFKSDITSAEAASYLRWVYLSYVELHIQMKIKCFVVKLRLENWRSERERARLAKETPDLSVAIPLFLYCHHHVLSVVQNEGLQISQEDLDTVRSALRHLDFGEDYYSKLDRAITQWQNKAPSLLGPTMLPRMRQLTDTPEMMQLIHMGHLLERPVIRRPDYRVAFNPDSWQRELLDIVDNRGSAVVCAPTSAGKTFVSYYCMYNTLRRSNRRIVVYLAPARALINQAVADVCARYGSKEYKNSGKYIYGVLGGADYHQFHDSCQVLLTVPETFETMLLSPKYAEWVDLIDYVILDEIHSMESNGNGDVWERILALLPCPFVALSATLGETQQLCGWLNRVQSRLKEQAVDTPAKARDYRVHVLPSEGQTIQRWNDIKKYIYLPPPDTRTSLKKLTTTYENRYIHDLHPLSILTTDQLQRGFPPDITLVPSEVVSLFGEMRTAFDNIIWPKLSSIPRVQMLQSKLKLLEPGRYFEADLYITQQRARLYEREVKDAFAQWVLLSNSSVKKPDISSDEQVKEFNSTMKHATETILAAFAQKLNEKEAALGSYAVAAMERKRAQQQSRTNTEGRSEQESDEAVPEAAFPGSRQFIREQSLNVLREISARDMGPAIVFSFESEDCEDLVKYVVEQLEEAEERYRQTEEFALYKAKVERAAAEREARHKQRESTLKQKRLRTNEDGEVERAERDVDEGEEDEGEVCEVPDILPEFTFIGAGCSVEPDVVKELIKDCEGEGEDLLLRALKRGIGMHHAGVKGKLRGHVERLFRGRHCGVIFSTETLALGIHSPCRSVVLAGDHILLNPTQFRQMMGRAGRRGLDHLGHLIFLGITMQRIKRLMTSGMTVIKGNVQMDPISQLRLLQLYDYNTHRSLKHEDAWKQHVKKLAERLFVNPLFFQRREAFAQSNMEGFTIEYLQMLLVFLQKQGLHFRDRPSSLGSLLQDVMYVFREAHVGNEGFAFIRMLTSGVFHEAHYPPALDKELHSGVTDEPIAELLAYLFSFHQTCGVPLEIHRSALLDPAVSVVWEGKTNATQHRVVLSPVDVCSPSVRPFDNTEFFALLSAFYNQLASRLDEKKEKEEKGKEQEEEEEEESSEGPRLPYVETGGDQLIFGNGAGDFPLMDALKESAVQFKARHPFVAISGCGDVFTSVDEVVFSLRDDLFCDRRLLPVLDVSDGWRHDGAQVLINACLADFLRVKAQIDTTRKNYRFTMLEELNGLSQSLSYSVLNRAEKLISNLAGLVRKAHLPAASILTAIMPDESFTAQEEGYSAGAPRLLKVAERLNSLQLQIQKRFAEEKYAAKKAKWVSELAAKRNEQK